A region of the Sminthopsis crassicaudata isolate SCR6 chromosome 6, ASM4859323v1, whole genome shotgun sequence genome:
AGCCCTCATGGGGCATGTGCTGTGACAAGGGACCTTGTTAGCCAGGCTAGACTAGAGTTGGGTCGAAGTTTCCATTCCCTTTCCAAAGGGGGTCACGTTTCTTCCTGAGACTCTAAGCTAACGTTTTTCACATCCATCCTTCATGTCCCAAGACTCTTCATTCCTTTCCATtcagctgaggctcagagaaggattTGAGAGCACTCCATCTTCTCCCTCTCGGTTAGTTCATTCAGTTAGCGGGCCAGCGGAGACTGTAGTCTGGTGCCCCAAATGTTAAAGAGGCCAAGGGAGGTAGAAGGACcagcccaaggtcacaaagttcATTTGTAATCATAATTCCCACAAAATTTCTTGgcagagagggggggaggggtgtgtgtgGCCATTTCTCCAAtgcatttcacagatgaggaaactgaggcaaaccaggtcCAGAGTCACACGGCTGGTGTCTGCCCTGCATCTAGCTGTGGATTACGGTCCGGGCTTCTGGGTCCGCGGCCCTGTGCTGGCCCTGGGAGCCCAAGACAGAGACTTGCCTGATAGAGGAGTTAAGATAGGAACACAAAAAACCGGCGGCGGGTGGCGCGTCTTGGGAAAGGGCAGGAAGAGCTGTGGGGGCTCCGAGGGGAACGTGCACAGAGAATCAGGGGGAGCGAACAAAGACACTCAGGCAACCCCATGGTACTGAAGGGCCCGGGGgtcccggggggggggggagagatcaGCCTGTGCTTAGTGCTGGATGGGACCCTCTCTGCGCGGGCCCGGGCCGCAGTCTGCCCCTTCAGGACCCCGGGGGCCTCGTCCGGCCATCTGGTCGACCTGCTCGCTCTGGCTCCCGCCGCGCCTGGCGCTGCCCCTCAGTCCCCCCGGCTCCCCAGCCTGCGGCCCACAGCCCGGCGGATGGCGGCCTTCACCTCTTTGTTCCGCAGCGTGTAGATGAGCGGGTTGAGCAGCGGCGTGACCGCGGTGTAGAGCACGGCCACCACGCGGTCCTGGGACAGGGTGTGGCGCGAGCGCGGGCGCAGGTACATGAAGCCGGCGCAGCCGTAGTGCAGGACCACCACGGTCAGGTGCGCGGCGCACGTGGAGAAGGCCTTGCGCCGGCCCTCGGGGGAGCGGATGCGCAGCACGGCCGAGACGATGAGCACGTAGGAGAGCGACGTCAGGGAGAAGCAGCCCAGCACCAGGAAGCCGGTGACGGCGAAGAGCAGGAGCTCGTGCGTGCGGACGTCGGAGCAGGCCAGCTTCAGCAGGGGCGCGATGTCGCAGAAGAAGTGCTGCACGCGCCGGGCCCGGCAGAAGACCACCCGGCTCATCATGAGCACGTGCAGCAGCGAGTGCGAGAAGCCCACGGCCCACAGGAGGCCGGTGAGCGCCAGGCACACGCGCCGCGTCATCAGCAGCGGGTACCGCAGCGGGCTGAAGATGGCGAGGTAGCGATCGAAGCCCATGAGCGTGAGCAGCATGGCCTCCGTGCTGCCCAGGAAGTGGAAGAAGAACATCTGCGCCAGGCAGCCCCCGCGGGACACGGCCGCCCGCGCCAGGAAGCCGGCGAACATCTTGGGCACGGTGGTGGACGAGTAGAAGATGTCGATGAAAGAGAGGATGCTGATGAAGAAGTACATGGGCGTGTGCAGCGCCGGCTCCGTCCAGACCACCAGCATGATGCCCGCATTGCCCACCACGTTGGCCACGTAGATGAGCAGGAAGAGCACGAACAGCCAGTTCTGCAGCTGCGCCGAGTCCGAGAGCCCCAGGAGGAAGAACTCGGTCCCCAGCGTCTCGTTGCGCTCCTCCATCTCCCTGAGCCCGGAGGCGATTCTGTGAGGTTGGAAAGATGGCAACACAAGGGGTCCGGCTCCGGCGCCCCAGCTCTGCCCTTCTCGATGATCCTcgggtctctcccagctctcctcccacccttcccttCAATGATCCTcggggtctctcccagctctcctcccacccttcccttCAATGATCCTcggggtctctcccagctctcctcccacccttcccttCAATGATCCTcggggtctctcccagctctcctcccacccttcccttCAATGATCCTcggggtctctcccagctctcctcccacccttcccttCAATGATCCTcggggtctctcccagctctcctcCCACTCTTCCCTTCAATGATCCTcggggtctctcccagctctcctcccacccttcccttCAATGATCCTtggggtctctcccagctctcctcccacccttcccttCAATGATCCTcggggtctctcccagctctcctcccacccttcccttCAATGATCCTcggggtctctcccagctctcctcccacccttcccttCAATGATCCTCagggtctctcccagctctcctcccacccctcaCTTCAGTCATCTtcaggtctctcccagctctcctcccacccttcccttCAATGATCCTCagggtctctcccagctctcctcccacccttcccttCAATGATCCTcggggtctctcccagctctcctcCCACCCTTCTCTATGATCCTcggggtctctcccagctctcctcccacccttcccttCAATGATCCTcgggtctctcccagctctcctcccacccttcccttCAATGATCCTcgggtctctcccagctctcctcccacccctcaCTTCAGTCATGCTCagggtctctcccagctctcctcccacccctcaCTTCAGTCATGCTcggggtctctcccagctctcctcccacccctcaCTTCAGTCATCCTcggggtctctcccagctctcctcccacccttcccttCAATGATCCTcggggtctctcccagctctcctcccacccttcccttCAATGATCCTcggggtctctcccagctctcctcccacccttcccttCAATGATCCTcggggtctctcccagctctcctcccacccctcaCTTCAGTCATCTtcaggtctctcccagctctcctcccacccttcccttCAATGATCCTcggggtctctcccagctctcctcCCACCCTTCTCTATGATCCTcggggtctctcccagctctcctcccacccttcccttCAATGATCCTcgggtctctcccagctctcctcccacccctcaCTTCAGTCATGCTCagggtctctcccagctctcctcccacccctcaCTTCAGTCATGCTcggggtctctcccagctctcctcccacccctcaCTTCAGTCATGCTcggggtctctcccagctctcctcccacccctcaCTTCAGTCATGCTcggggtctctcccagctctcctcccacccctcaCTTCAGTCATCCTcggggtctctcccagctctcctcccacccctcaCTTCAGTCATGCTcggggtctctcccagctctcctcccacccctcaCTTCAGTCATCCTcggggtctctcccagctctcctcccacccttcccttCAATGATCCTcggggtctctcccagctctcctcccacccttcccttCAATGATCCTcggggtctctcccagctctcctcccacccttcccttCAATGATCCtcaggtctctcccagctctcctcccacccttcccttCAATGATCCTCagggtctctcccagctctcctcccacccttcccttCAATGATCCTcggggtctctcccagctctcctcCCACCCTTCTCTATGATCCTcggggtctctcccagctctcctcccacccttcccttCAATGATCCTcgggtctctcccagctctcctcccacccctcaCTTCAGTCATGCTcggggtctctcccagctctcctcccacccttcccttCAATGATCCTcggggtctctcccagctctcctcccacccttcccttCAATGATCCTcggggtctctcccagctctcctcccacccttcccttCAATGATCCTcggggtctctcccagctctcctcccacccttcccttCAATGATCCTcggggtctctcccagctctcctcccacccttcccttCAATGATCCTTGcggtctctcccagctctcctcCCACCCTTCACTTCAGTCATGCTcggggtctctcccagctctcctcccacccctcaCTTCAGTCATGCTcggggtctctcccagctctcctcccacccctcaCTTCAGTCATCCTcggggtctctcccagctctcctcccacccttcccttCAATGATCCTCagggtctctcccagctctcctcccacccttcccttCAATGATCCTcggggtctctcccagctctcctcccacccttcccttCAATGATCCTcggggtctctcccagctctcctcccacccttcccttCAATGATCCTCagggtctctcccagctctcctcccacccctcaCTTCAGTCATCTtcaggtctctcccagctctcctcccacccttcccttCAATGATCCTCagggtctctcccagctctcctcccacccttcccttCAATGATCCTcggggtctctcccagctctcctcCCACCCTTCTCTATGATCCTcggggtctctcccagctctcctcccacccttcccttCAATGATCCTcgggtctctcccagctctcctcccacccctcaCTTCAGTCATGCTCagggtctctcccagctctcctcccacccctcaCTTCAGTCATGCTcggggtctctcccagctctcctcccacccctcaCTTCAGTCATGCTcggggtctctcccagctctcctcccacccctcaCTTCAGTCATGCTcggggtctctcccagctctcctcccacccctcaCTTCAGTCATCCTcggggtctctcccagctctcctcccacccttcccttCAATGATCCTcggggtctctcccagctctcctcccacccttcccttCAATGATCCTcggggtctctcccagctctcctcccacccctcaCTTCAGTCATCTtcaggtctctcccagctctcctcccacccttcccttCAATGATCCTcggggtctctcccagctctcctcccacccctcaCTTCAGTCATCTtcaggtctctcccagctctcctcccacccttcccttCAATGATCCTCagggtctctcccagctctcctcccacccttcccttCAATGATCCTcggggtctctcccagctctcctcCCACCCTTCTCTATGATCCTcggggtctctcccagctctcctcccacccttcccttCAATGATCCTcggggtctctcccagctctcctcCCACCCTTCTCTATGATCCTcggggtctctcccagctctcctcccacccttcccttCAATGATCCTcgggtctctcccagctctcctcccacccctcaCTTCAGTCATGCTCagggtctctcccagctctcctcccacccctcaCTTCAGTCATGCTcggggtctctcccagctctcctcccacccctcaCTTCAGTCATGCTcggggtctctcccagctctcctcccacccctcaCTTCAGTCATCCTcggggtctctcccagctctcctcccacccttcccttCAATGATCCTCagggtctctcccagctctcctcCCACCCTTCTCTATGATCCTcggggtctctcccagctctcctcccacccttcccttCAATGATCCTcggggtctctcccagctctcctcccacccttcccttCAATGATCCTcggggtctctcccagctctcctcccacccttcccttCAATGATCCTcggggtctctcccagctctcctcccacccttcccttCAATGATCCTcggggtctctcccagctctcctcccacccttcccttCTTTGAGTCACTCTCTTGCTATAATGGATATGACCTCCTAACCTTCCCCCACAAAGCCTTGCCCCATCTTTATTTTAAGCTGCCTACTGAGAATCTCACCTTTTCCTGAAAATTCCCTGATTTGTCTGAAATAGCAGTGATTATTCCCTTTGAGAGTTTCCCTCACTTTGTGCAAGGGAAACCAGTCAACTACACTGGGTACAGACACTGTTCCACCATTGTGAGCAGCCTATCCCACGAAAGTCCCCCCTCTCATCTTTAAGGGGAAGTATTTGCTGAAGCAGATTTCTATCCCTTCTATCTCTTAGTCCTATTCATCATTACTAAGAGAGCTCAAACTCAGGCTGATAACTTACTATTGATTTATCTCCTTTTCAAGTGCGTGACACTGTCCAAAATGTGTAATCAGGTTAAGATCCCCATTAGACAAGACCTAAGGATCCAAAGGCCTGAAAAATCTCAGCGAACCCAGGAAAGTGAGATTTCCTAGAGACAAAGGTAAAATCTCAGACTGGAGTTAAAAAATCCATCTCCAAACCCCAAACAGGAGAGATTTGGGTAGAAAGAAGTTTGCTTGAGATAGATCTGggagtctttgggtttggcaCGTTTGGGATGAGATAGCCAGGAAGGGAAGGGGATCTTGGGTTGCCTTGATAGAGCTCTTGCTTTTGggcaaaggaagggaggaaagacagGTTCTTTAGCCTCCCTCGATCCCAGTCAAACCGTATGTGATGTGTTCATTTCTGGGGACGGCAGTTTGGGAAGGGCTTAGCCCAATGGAAACTGAAGGACTTTGAATCCATGTCCTGTGAGTGACAGGAACTGGGGTATTTAGCCCAGAGAAAGGGCGAGTCAAGAAAGTGTAATGGCTGCCTTCAAGTCCTTGAAAGGTATGTTGTAGAAGAGAGTGTTTGGTTAGGCCCCTTGGCCGAGAGCTGCAAGGCGGCCAATCTCTGACCCAGCGAGCTTCCCCAGGGCAGCATGACCTGCCTCTAAAGGCTGGGGTTCCCTTTCATATTAGAGCAGGGAGGGAAAGAGGCTTCTTCAGTGGGGGATGCAGGTAAAGGATGGATCAGCTCGTTCCACAGACAGAATAGGAAGGGCTCTCAGAAATCACCAATTTCCCCCAGACCCAAGGAAGGTCTGATTTCCCATCTCCCTTACAAGGGCCATCCCATTCTCTGAGGAAACCTCCAGCAAGCCGAAAGGCGGCACATTCTGCGCTGGGATACCTTGAAGGAGCAGAAGTGTGCTACTTGGAAACGTCTCCCTGTTCCTGCCAAATCattcctctggggccaagcagaaggATTCTGATCTTTCCTCCTTGAGACAGGCCCCCGACATCCGCGTCTCCCATGAATCGTCCCTTCCTTAGGCCAAATACTCCAATAGAAACGCGTCATAAACTTGAATCCCTTCACCCTCTGGGTACTCTCTGGCTTCTCACTGTCCTGTTCAAAAAGTAATGGCCAGGAGCTGCTAGAATTTCCTGGTTGTATCTGAACAGGAGAGGAAAAGTAGGAAATCCTTCCTACCCCTTCCCCGCCGGACACAGCATTGAGCAGCCCTGTGATGTATCGTAAGGAAGGACGGTCTCCAGTTAGGCATCCGCCACTGGCCCAGAAGATGCGTAGCAGTGGCTGATCTGTGGTAGCAGAGTAAGCTTCCTCTTTACCcgtgaaataaaaaatgcatttgcTCTCTTGGGTTCTGTGTCATACTGATGATTTGTATTGAGCTTGTGGGTCCCTAAGATCCTCAAGTCTTTTTCACCTCAACCGTTAACCATGCTTCAACTGCCTTGTATTTGTGAAACGGATTTTTTGGACCCAAGGGTAAATACTCTTTACCTTTATTCCATTGAATTTAATCTTGGTGTAAGGAAATGTTTCCTGAGTTAGAGTAACAGAAGAtaggtggaggaggagggagagattgtCTTGGGAGGTAGAGGGTCCTTCCTTCCTTGTGGCTTGGTCATTTTCCATCTCGTCTTATTCTTGATGActccattcagggttttcttggctaagatactggaggacattgccatgtccttctccagctcatttaacagatgagcaaactgaggcaaacagggtgaaatgactggTCCAGAATCATGCAGCTAAGAAGCATCTGTCTcaagaagaggagtcttcctgacttcaggactatgTGTACTATTCCCCCCCGCCCCCATAGCTACCCTCCTTCCTCTGGACAGCTTGGAGGTTCAGGAGTCCTCTCGCCTATGGGAAGCCTTCCCTGTTCTCTCCCTAGTCCTCCTCGAATTTGGTTttaaaggatgtgtgtgtgtgtgatatggtGTGATGGGGCTTCCCCTCAGGGCCAGCAGAGAGCCCTCCCTTGGAGGACGTGAGTACCCAGGAGGGGCTGGGCTGAAAGACAGCCCTGAGCTTTAACCCTACCTCTGCCCCATGGGCACCATAGGGTGGCCCGGCTGGGCTTCTGGGGAGGAATATGCTGGGTACACCTCTACACACAACGAGCCTTTGGATGCAGAGAGATGGCTGTCCACGGGGACAAAAGGATGAGCTCCCCTGGAGAGCCGAAGGGCACGTTGTCACTGTGTCTGACCTCTCCCCTCTCGGaacttccctctgtctctgtctcgtgTCCCCCTGGACATTTCCCATGACAGGCGATGTGCTCTGTTCCCACTTTTCTTAGAATACAGGCGGGCTCAGGGGCCTCTTTCCACTAGGAGCTTCCCTGGGCTCCCCAACTGTTGGTCTGCTCCCATCTCAATACCTGAATGCACCTTGCACCCTCTTCCCTTCTGTCTCTGAGACCATCTGGCTCCTTTCACAGAGTCTTATACATCTCAGGTATTTAATTGACATTTATTGTAAAGGACTGAACTGTCCCCTCGCCTCCTcaggaacccccccccccccccccgggcctTGGATTCATGTATGATCTCTGCCACTTCCGGCAGCTCTTGACATCCCAGCACCTTCCCTAGTTCTTTGAGGAAAAGGGTCGTGTGCCGAGGACGGTGCTGGGCTCCAGGCGTGCCTCAGGACCCAGCCAGCCCTTGTCCGTTCTAGATCTCAGCCTGAGACCTATGCCAAGGACCAGGAGGGACGTGATCACAAGGAGCTCCTCAAAGGACCAGATCCCTTCTCTTCAGGGACAGAGGTTGCTGAGAAGTGTTGGGAGCCAGTCCCACTGTCCCGAGGTACACCTGCCAGTCCTGGGGGCTTGTGGGTAGCTGGCACAGCTCCATTTTACAGGCACAGAAACTAAGGTTTCAAGAAAGGGCCAACCTGCCTAAGGTTGTCCAGTAAAGTGAATGAAAGTCATCTTACAGCGCTTCCATTCTGAGCGTTGTTCAAGGGCAGACTCTCAGCTAAGAGAGACCACGGGCCCTGGTGAGGATTCCCCCCCAATTCTCAGCTCCATGGCTCTGTGCTCCGGTGCTGGGAACCTAGGTCCCTAACCTCTTGCTCTAAAGACCATTAGGGAAAGAAAGAGCTCGGTGAATGAACCCTGGAGACAAAAGGGTCTCAAAAGCTTCTtgtatagaagaagaaactgaagtcccCATGTGTCACCTGGAGAGTTCGGGTAAAGCTTTCTGGTGTGTTCTACAGAACCGAGTGTTAGTGGCTGCAGGTGAAGCCGGGCTCTTCAGTCTGCAGGGGAGAGCCCCATCTCTGCCCCCCATCCCTGGGAGGACTAGGGCACTTCTCCCCGGTCTAAGCTTCTCCATAAGTACAGTGAGACCTGGGGCTTTGAGGGAACAAATCGGCTGGACCAGGACTTACCTATTTCTATCTGATCATCTGTGTGGATCCAGGGCTGGAAACG
Encoded here:
- the LOC141547615 gene encoding olfactory receptor 12D1-like; the encoded protein is MEERNETLGTEFFLLGLSDSAQLQNWLFVLFLLIYVANVVGNAGIMLVVWTEPALHTPMYFFISILSFIDIFYSSTTVPKMFAGFLARAAVSRGGCLAQMFFFHFLGSTEAMLLTLMGFDRYLAIFSPLRYPLLMTRRVCLALTGLLWAVGFSHSLLHVLMMSRVVFCRARRVQHFFCDIAPLLKLACSDVRTHELLLFAVTGFLVLGCFSLTSLSYVLIVSAVLRIRSPEGRRKAFSTCAAHLTVVVLHYGCAGFMYLRPRSRHTLSQDRVVAVLYTAVTPLLNPLIYTLRNKEVKAAIRRAVGRRLGSRGD